Within Amycolatopsis sp. FDAARGOS 1241, the genomic segment CTTCGCCGTGCCGGTGAGCAGCGTCTCGGCCAGGACCTCCGCCGTGGCCGGGTGCAGCTTGTCGTCCCCCGCGAACGGGATCCACAGCCGCACCTCCACGAGCGGCACGGAAGGCTTGCGCACGGCCAGCACGCGCAGGCCGTTGCTCAGCGTCGTGTCCACGTGGGACAGTTCGGCCGCGGCGCGCTGCTCACCCAGCGCGGGCAGCGGACGCGGGCCGACGGCCGTGCGGCCGATCTCCTCCGCACTGCGGTGCGTAGCCGAGGTCACTGCTCGTCCATCCCTTCGGAGTTGGCGGGCTTCACGACGAGCACGGCGCGCGCATCCGGGCGCAGCGCCTTCGCCGCGGCCGACACGGCTTCACCGGTGACCGCCGACATGCGGTCGGCCAGCCGGTGCACCAGCGACGCGTCGCCGTACAGCAGCTCGAACGCGCCGAACGCCAGCGTGCGCGACACCAGCCGGTCGTGTTCCGAGTGCAGGCTCGCGGCCCAGCGGGCCGTCACCTTCTTCAGCTCCTGCTCGTCCGGCGGCGTCGACGCGAGCTTCTCGAGCTCCTCGTCGAGGGCGGCCAGCACGCGCTCGCGCGCCACGTCCGGCGGGTGGATCGCGGTGATCGTGAACGTGTCGGGGTCGCGCGCCTCGAACGGGCCGAACAGCCCGGCGCCGGCGCCGATGTCGACGACCAGCGGCTCGCGGTGCACGAGGCGCTGCTGCAGCCGGGAGCCGTCACCGTCGGTGAGGACGCCGGCGAGCACGAGGTACGCGAGATAACCGTCGAGGTCGTTGATGGGATCGGGCATGCGGTAGCCCACGGCGAGCGCGGGCAGCGGCGCGTGCGCGTCCTCGTGCTCGCCGTGCAGCTCGGTCGTCGGCACCGGTTCCGCGAACGACGGGCGGTTCGGCGCCGGCCGGTGCGGCACGTCGCCGAAGTGCTTCTGGATCAGCGCTTTCGCGTTCTCCACGACGAAGTCGCCGGCGACGGTGAGCACCGCGTTGGCCGGCGAGTAGTAGGTGTCGAAGAACGCCGCGCAGTCGTCGAGAGTCGCGCCTTCGAGGTCCTCGAACGCGCCGTAGCCGTCGTGAGCGTTGGCGAACGTCGAGTACAGCACCGGCGGCAGGAGGATCCAGGGGAACCCGCCGTAGGGCCGGTTGCGCACGTTGAGGCGGATCTCCTCCTTGACGACCTCGATCTGGTTCGCCAGGTTCTCCGCGGTCAGCTTCGGCGCGCGCATGCGGTCGGCTTCGAGGAACAGCGCGCGTTCGAGCGCCGCCGAAGGCAGCACCTCGAAGTAGTCGGTGTAGTCGGGGTGGGTGGACCCGTTGAAGGTCCCGCCGCTCGACTGCACATGGCGGAAGTGGGCCAGCTTCTCCAGGCTTTCACTGCCCTGGAACATCAGGTGCTCGAAGAGGTGCGCGAAACCCGTCAACCCCTCCGGCTCGGAACGGAAGCCCACGTCGTAGTGCACGCTGACCCCGACAACCGGCGCGGTCGGGTCCGGGGCGAGCACCACGCGCAGACCGTTGTCAATCGTGAAACGGTGAAGCTCGGGATCGGCCATGCCCCCACCCTACGCAGAGGTGGCGGCGCGCTGCTCGACCGGTGGTACCGCTCCCACGCGGTGTCGTGTCCCTGCGGCGGCCGCCACGAGCGCCGCCGTGAACGCCCTGGTCCGGGCGGCGTCGTCGCCGGCGTCGGACCAGTACGCCTGCAGCGAACGCGCCGGGGCCGGCACGTCCAGCGCGAGCGCGTACGGGAGCACGCGGGCGAACACCAGGTCGTCGGCGGGTTCCGCGGCGAGCAGTACGGCGCGCAGGCCGAGGAGCTGTTCGCGCAGGTACGTGCCGCTGGGCGTCCGCAGCGGCAGCCACGACGCGCCCAGGACGAGCGCGGCTCCGGCGCCCAGCACGACGAGGCCGAGCTGGGCGTAGCCGACGGTGAAAGCGAGCACGACGGTGAGAAACGCGCCGTAGCAGCAGCCGCGAATGCCCGCCCGGGCCAGCTGCGCCGGGCGGCGCGAGAGCCAGCCGCGGCGCACGGCGTCGGCGAGCGGGTCGGCTTCGACCGTGAAGGGGGCCAGGCGCGCCGATTCCCCCGGCACGACCGTTACGTACACCGCGCGTTCGAACGCGGTGAGCTGCTCGTCGGGCGGGTTGCGGCGGTGCAGGGCGGGACCGTCGGTGACCCAGAGGTAGTTGCGGACGCAGAGGTCGAGCACGGTCGCGGCGACGTCGACCGCGTCGGCGCGACCGGTCAACAGCACGCCGACGTGGCCGGGCAGCACGCCTTGCGGCGACGAGAACTGCCCGTCCACCTGGAGCTGCACGGGCAACGCGGTCGCGCGGTCACGGCGGCGCACCACGACCAGCAGCGCGATCCCGGCGAGCAGCAGCACCGCCAGGGCGAGCCACGCAGCCACGACCGGGGTCGTCACGAGGAAGGCGCCGGCCAGGGTGCTCGCGGGCACCAGGTGCTCGTTCGCGGGCACCGTGCCGGCGGGCAGCTCCGCGGTGAGCTCCACGCGATCGCCCGGGGCCAGCTTCGACACCGAAACGCGGGTGAGCCCCGAGTGGTCGAGCTGCGCGGCGCCGCACGGCGTGCCGGAGCCGGGCGGGCCGGCCAGGCAGGTCAGCGCGTCGGGCAGGTTCGGCGCCGCGAAGGTGGCGCGCAGGAGCTCGAGCCGGGTGTCCCAGCCGGCGGCGACGTCCCACGTCACCTGCTCGACGCCGAGCGTGCGCCCGACCACTCCGTCGACCGTGTAGCGCACGATCGACGTGCCGCCGCGCAGGTCGAAGGTGACCTGGTCTTCGGTGGTGTCGGCGCTGCCGGCGCCTTCGATGCTCAGGTCGCGCACGGTGAGCAGGCGGTCGTGGGCGTCGTCGGCGGACGTGCGCAGCGGGAGGGTGCGGGTCATCGTCGTGCCGGCCGGGACCGACACGGCCTCGGTGACGGACAGGCTGCCGTCGCGCTGGAGCTTGAGGGTGACCTCGGCGCTCTGCGGCAGCACGGGCAGGTCCTGCGCCTGCGCTGGGGTGGCGGTGAAGACGAGCGCCGCGAGCGCGAGGAGGACGGCGACCCTAAGCACGGGCCAGCACCCGCTGCCGGGTTTCGCGGCGGCGCCGCAGCCAGGTGGCCGCGGCGCCGGCCAGTAGCACGGCCAGTGCGACGAGCGGGATCCCGGGTCCCGTGAGGAAATCGGTGACCGGCGAGACCCGGACGAACCGGGCGTTCTCGGCCAGCGCGCCCGGCGGGACCTGCACCACGAGGTCGACGCGGTCGCCGCGGCGGAGGCCGTCCTGTTCGACGGTGGCCACGCCGCCGGCGCCGAGTTCGGAGAACGTGCAGTGGCGGGCCGAACCGGCGGCGCCGGCGTAACAGTCCACTGTGGATATTGGAGAAGCGGATATTGGAGGCGTGGAGATCGGAGACGTGGGGATGCCCGGCGCGCTCAGCCGGGCGGTGAGCGTGGTGAGGTCCTGGTCCCAGCCGCCGGTGACGGGCCAGCGGACCTGGCCGCCGCCGGCGACGGCACCGTCCACTGTGTACGTCAGGGTGGCGTCGCCGGTGTAGCCGGCGGTGATGCCGCCGGCGTCCTCGGTGAGGTGGCCGGCGCCGGTGACGCGGGCGTCGCGGACGGTGTACACCCGGTTTTCGTCGTCGGTGACGGGCACGCGCAGCGCGATCCGGTGCGTGGCCGGGGCCGTGGTCGTGACGCGTTCGACGACCGTGACGGACCCGTCGGGGTGGGCGGTGGCGGTGGCGGTCACGCCGAGGGCCGGGGCGATCAGCACGGGTGGCTCAGCTCGGCGGGGTGAACGGGTTCTCCGGCTCCGGCGGCCGGCTCTCCTGCGCGGGGGCCGCGCCATTGCGCTGCTGCGGCGGCGAGGACGACTGGTGCGCCGAGGGCGCTGGTTGCCGGTCCGAGGGCGGCGGTTGGTGCCAGGGCTGCTGGAACCCGGTCACCGCCGACGGCACGTGGTAGGCCGGTTGCTGCTGGTAAGGGGGCTGCGGTGCCTGCGCTCCCGCGTACACCTGCTGCGCGAGCCGGGCCTGGTCGCGGTTGCGGCGTTCGGCCAGCACCGCCGACAGGAACACCCACGCCGGCATCCCGTAGGGCACCGCCACACCGATCGCGTGCGCCACCTGCTGGGCGAGCCCATAGCCGAGCGCTTCGGCGGCGTCGGGCCGCAGTTCCTGGAACCGGGCGAGGAACTGGCGGGCGGCGAGCGCCAGGTCGTCGGGCAGCCGGGACAGGTCGAGTTGCGCGGCCCACCCCTCGAGGCCCGGCGGCATCGCGACGTACGCCTGCGCGCTGTGCGGCACGCGTTCGCGGATCACGAGCGTGCCCGCGAGGTAGTCGCCGACGCGGCGGCCGTTCGAGGAGCTCAGCGACACGATCACGGCCACCGCGCCGAGGAAGCCCAGTGCCCAGAAGTCCACGAAGAAGCCCGCGAGCGCGCGGGTGAGAGCGTGGCGGAAGCGGATGGGCCCGCCGTCGAGCCGGACCACGCGCAGGCCGAGCGCGAGCTTGCCGAGCGAGCGGCCGCGGCTGAGCGTCTCGAACAGCACGGGGTAACCGATCACTACGAGCACGAACACCGTCAGCAGCAGCGCGACCGACAGCGCCGGGTCGAGGTCGGGCGAAGCGACGGCGACGACCACCACGACGATCAGCAGGAACGCCGCCTGCACGAGCACGTCGATCAGCATAGCGACGCCGCGGCTGGCGAGCTTGGCCACCCGCAGGTCGAGGACGACGGCCTCTCCGGTGACGAGATCGGACTCTTCCTGCACCGGGCAAGCCTAGTTGCCGGTCCGGCCAAGAGGAGGCGGACACCCAGCCGAGCGCCGCCTGCAGGTCGCAACGATTTCACCGTGGCTGTGACCGGATCGGCAACAGCCACCGCGCAGTGAGCCCTAGGCTGGGGTTCCAGGAGGTGATCGGGTGGACGTCGACGTCTTCGTGGCGGCGCACGGCGCGGAGTGGGCGCGGCTCGGTGAGCTCGTGCGGCAGCGGAAGCTGTCCGGCGCCGAAACCGACGAGCTCGTGACGCTCTACCAGCGCACGGCCACGCACCTGTCGATCATCCGCTCGACGGCGCCCGACCCGGCGCTGTTGGCCCGGCTGTCGGCGCTCGTGGCGCGGGCCCGGTCCGCGGTGACGGGTTCGCACAGCCCCGCGTGGCGCGAGGTGGCCCTGTTCTTCACCCGCCGGTTCCCGGCCGCCGTCTACCTGAGCCGGCGCTGGTGGATCCCGGCCGCGCTGGTGTCGGTAGCGCTGATGGCAGTGCTCGGCGTGTGGATCGCGGGCGACGACTCGGTGCGCGCTTCGCTGATCCCCCCCGACGAGGTCAAGGCGCTGACAGCCCCCGGCGGCCAGTACGAGACGTACTACTCGACCGGCCCGGCGGGCTCGTTCGCCGCCAAGGTGTGGACGAACAACGCGTGGGTCGCGGCGACGTGCCTGTTCCTCGGCGTCGCGCTCGGGCTGCCCGTGATCAGCGCGCTGTGGCTCAACTCGCTCAACGCCGGCATCGCCATCGGCCTCATGTCCTCGGCCGGGCGCGGCGACGTGCTGCTCGGCCTGCTGCTGCCCCACGGCTTGCTGGAGCTCACGGCCGTCTTCATCGCGGCCGGCACGGGGCTGAAGCTCGGCTGGACCGTGCTCGACCCCGGCCGGCGTTCCCGCAGCGCCGCGCTGGCCGAGCAGGGCCGGTCCGTGGTGGTGATCGCGCTGGGACTGGCGTGCGTGCTGCTGGTGTCGGGTGTGATCGAGGCGTTCGTGACACCGTCGGGCTGGCCGACGTGGGTGCGCATCGGCATCGGTGTGGTCGTCGAACTGCTGTTCCTGACCTACGTCTTCACACTCGGCCGCCGCGCCGCCCGCGACGGCGAACTCGGCGATCTGGATCGGCGCTACGCCGGCGACGCGCTGCCCGAAGCGGGTTAGGCCTTCCCCTACAGCCGCCCGGCAGCTTTCAGCGCGAGGTAGCGGTCGGCCAGCGCCGGGGGCAGGTCTTCCGGTACGGCGTCCACCACGTCGACCCCGCGGCGGGACAGGCGGGCGGTGGCGGAAGCCCGTTCGGCGAGCGTCCGTTCCGCCGCGGCCGCGTCGTAGACGGACTCGGCGTCGCCGCGGGCAGCAGCCATTTCGGCGACGCGGGGATCGGCCACAGAAGCGACGATGACGTGGTGCCGCGAGGTCAGCGACGTCAGCACGGGGAACAGCCCCTCCTCCAGCGGCGCCGGGTCGAGGCCGGTCAGCAGGACCACGAGAGCGCGGCGGCGGGTGCGCCGCAGGACCTCGGCGACCATGCCGCGCGCGTCAGTCTCGACCAGCGAGGGCTCGAGCGGCGCCAGGGCGTTCACCAAGGCCGGCAGCAACGCCGGTGAGCTCGGGACCGCGGCCCGCACCTGGCGGTCGTACGCGAGCAGGTCGACGCGGTCGCCCGCGCGGGAGGCCAAGGCAGCGAGCAGCAGCGCGGCGTCCATGGCCGCGTCGAGCCGGGGCGCGTCGCCGACGCGGCCGGCGGAGACGCGGCCCGTGTCGAGGACCAGCACCACGTGGCGGTCGCGTTCGGGGCGCCAGGTGCGAACCATCACGTCGGCCGCGCGGGCGGTGGCGCGCCAGTCGATGGAGCGCACGTCGTCGCCCACGACGTATTCGCGCAGCGAGTCGAATTCGGTGCCCTGGCCGCGGATCATCGCGGCGCTGCGGCCGTCGAGCTGCTGCAGCCGCGCGAGCCGCGAGGGCAGGTGCTTGCGGCTGTGGAACGGCGGCAGCACCCGCACCGACCACGGCACCTCGTGCGAACCCTGCCGCGCCGCCAAACCGAGGGGGCCGACGGCGCGCACGGTCACGCGGAACGCCCGCCGGTCACCGCGTCGGGTGGGGAGCATGGCGGTGGTGACGGCGCGCCGCTCCCCCGCCGGGACGACCACGCGGTGCCGGTCGGCGGCACCGGCACTCGGCGGCCACGCGTCGCGCAGCAGCCCTCGCACGGTGCGCCGGCCCGGGTTCGTGACGGTCAGCATGACCTCGGCCGGCTCACCGAGCCGCACGGAAGTGGTGCCACTGCGGGAAAATCGCAACGCGCGGACGCTGCCGGCCAGCGCCACGTCGACGGCCACCAGCACAAGCAGCACCGCGACGACACCGAGCACGCCGGCGGTGGACGGGAACAGCAGCCCGACCACCAGCGCCCCCATCAGCGCCAGCAGCCCGAGCCGCCCGGTGAGCGCCACCCCTCAGCGCGGCACCGGCACGGAGGCCAGCACCCGGTCGAGGACCCCGTCGGCCGTCACGCCTTCGAGCTCGGCCTCCGGCCGCACGTCGAGGCGGTGCCGGAGCGCCGGTCGGGCCAGCGCCTTCACGTCGTCCGGTGTCGCGTAGTCGCGGCCCGCGAGCCAGGCCCACGCGCGTGTCACAGCGAGCAGACCCGTTGCGCCACGGGGAGAAACGCCCAGCCGGACGGCCGGCAGCTCGCGCGTCGCGCGGCACAGGTCCACGACGTAGCCGATGACCTCGGGCCCGATGGTCACCCGCGCCACCGCCTGGCGCGCCGTCTCCAGCTGCGCCGCGCCCGCGACCGGGCGGAGGCCCGCGGCCGCGAGGTCGCGCGGGTCGAAACCCTGCGCGTGGCGCCAGAGGATGCCGATCTCGTCCTCGCGCGAGGGTGCCGGCATGGTCAGCTTGAGCAGGAACCGGTCGAGCTGCGCCTCCGGCAGCGGGTAGGTCCCCTCGTACTCCACCGGGTTCTGCGTCGCGATCACCACGAACGGGTCGGGCAGCGGCCGCGGCCGCCCGTCCACCGACACCTGCCGCTCCTCCATCGCCTCCAGCAGCGACGACTGCGTCTTCGGCGGCGTGCGGTTGATCTCGTCGGCCAGCAGCAGGTTCGTGAACACCGGGCCCTCGCGGAACGAGAACTCGCCGCTGTGCGCGTCGTACACGAGCGAACCCGTGACGTCGCCGGGCATCAGGTCGGGCGTGAACTGCACGCGCGTCGTCTTCAAGTCCAGCGCCGCCGCCAAAGCCCGCACCAGCAACGTCTTCGCGACGCCCGGCACACCCTCCAGCAGCACGTGCCCGCGGCAGAGCAGCGCCAGGATGAGCCCGGTGACGGCCGCGTCATTGCCCACCACGGCCTTGCCGACCTCGGCGCGCAGGGCGATCAGCGCCGACCGGGCGGCGTTCGCCTCCGCAGGCGCCTGCGTCTGTTCGGTGCTCAAGACCGCTCCACCTCTCGTTCCACAGTGTCCAGTTCGTCCGCGAGCCGGACCAGCCCGGCGTCGTCCTCCGGCGGCGACCCGTAGAGCACGCCGCCGACTTCGGCCGCCGGACGG encodes:
- a CDS encoding pitrilysin family protein; amino-acid sequence: MADPELHRFTIDNGLRVVLAPDPTAPVVGVSVHYDVGFRSEPEGLTGFAHLFEHLMFQGSESLEKLAHFRHVQSSGGTFNGSTHPDYTDYFEVLPSAALERALFLEADRMRAPKLTAENLANQIEVVKEEIRLNVRNRPYGGFPWILLPPVLYSTFANAHDGYGAFEDLEGATLDDCAAFFDTYYSPANAVLTVAGDFVVENAKALIQKHFGDVPHRPAPNRPSFAEPVPTTELHGEHEDAHAPLPALAVGYRMPDPINDLDGYLAYLVLAGVLTDGDGSRLQQRLVHREPLVVDIGAGAGLFGPFEARDPDTFTITAIHPPDVARERVLAALDEELEKLASTPPDEQELKKVTARWAASLHSEHDRLVSRTLAFGAFELLYGDASLVHRLADRMSAVTGEAVSAAAKALRPDARAVLVVKPANSEGMDEQ
- a CDS encoding DUF2207 domain-containing protein, with the translated sequence MLRVAVLLALAALVFTATPAQAQDLPVLPQSAEVTLKLQRDGSLSVTEAVSVPAGTTMTRTLPLRTSADDAHDRLLTVRDLSIEGAGSADTTEDQVTFDLRGGTSIVRYTVDGVVGRTLGVEQVTWDVAAGWDTRLELLRATFAAPNLPDALTCLAGPPGSGTPCGAAQLDHSGLTRVSVSKLAPGDRVELTAELPAGTVPANEHLVPASTLAGAFLVTTPVVAAWLALAVLLLAGIALLVVVRRRDRATALPVQLQVDGQFSSPQGVLPGHVGVLLTGRADAVDVAATVLDLCVRNYLWVTDGPALHRRNPPDEQLTAFERAVYVTVVPGESARLAPFTVEADPLADAVRRGWLSRRPAQLARAGIRGCCYGAFLTVVLAFTVGYAQLGLVVLGAGAALVLGASWLPLRTPSGTYLREQLLGLRAVLLAAEPADDLVFARVLPYALALDVPAPARSLQAYWSDAGDDAARTRAFTAALVAAAAGTRHRVGAVPPVEQRAATSA
- a CDS encoding DUF2207 domain-containing protein, translating into MLIAPALGVTATATAHPDGSVTVVERVTTTAPATHRIALRVPVTDDENRVYTVRDARVTGAGHLTEDAGGITAGYTGDATLTYTVDGAVAGGGQVRWPVTGGWDQDLTTLTARLSAPGIPTSPISTPPISASPISTVDCYAGAAGSARHCTFSELGAGGVATVEQDGLRRGDRVDLVVQVPPGALAENARFVRVSPVTDFLTGPGIPLVALAVLLAGAAATWLRRRRETRQRVLARA
- a CDS encoding RDD family protein: MQEESDLVTGEAVVLDLRVAKLASRGVAMLIDVLVQAAFLLIVVVVVAVASPDLDPALSVALLLTVFVLVVIGYPVLFETLSRGRSLGKLALGLRVVRLDGGPIRFRHALTRALAGFFVDFWALGFLGAVAVIVSLSSSNGRRVGDYLAGTLVIRERVPHSAQAYVAMPPGLEGWAAQLDLSRLPDDLALAARQFLARFQELRPDAAEALGYGLAQQVAHAIGVAVPYGMPAWVFLSAVLAERRNRDQARLAQQVYAGAQAPQPPYQQQPAYHVPSAVTGFQQPWHQPPPSDRQPAPSAHQSSSPPQQRNGAAPAQESRPPEPENPFTPPS
- a CDS encoding stage II sporulation protein M, with translation MDVDVFVAAHGAEWARLGELVRQRKLSGAETDELVTLYQRTATHLSIIRSTAPDPALLARLSALVARARSAVTGSHSPAWREVALFFTRRFPAAVYLSRRWWIPAALVSVALMAVLGVWIAGDDSVRASLIPPDEVKALTAPGGQYETYYSTGPAGSFAAKVWTNNAWVAATCLFLGVALGLPVISALWLNSLNAGIAIGLMSSAGRGDVLLGLLLPHGLLELTAVFIAAGTGLKLGWTVLDPGRRSRSAALAEQGRSVVVIALGLACVLLVSGVIEAFVTPSGWPTWVRIGIGVVVELLFLTYVFTLGRRAARDGELGDLDRRYAGDALPEAG
- a CDS encoding DUF58 domain-containing protein, which produces MALTGRLGLLALMGALVVGLLFPSTAGVLGVVAVLLVLVAVDVALAGSVRALRFSRSGTTSVRLGEPAEVMLTVTNPGRRTVRGLLRDAWPPSAGAADRHRVVVPAGERRAVTTAMLPTRRGDRRAFRVTVRAVGPLGLAARQGSHEVPWSVRVLPPFHSRKHLPSRLARLQQLDGRSAAMIRGQGTEFDSLREYVVGDDVRSIDWRATARAADVMVRTWRPERDRHVVLVLDTGRVSAGRVGDAPRLDAAMDAALLLAALASRAGDRVDLLAYDRQVRAAVPSSPALLPALVNALAPLEPSLVETDARGMVAEVLRRTRRRALVVLLTGLDPAPLEEGLFPVLTSLTSRHHVIVASVADPRVAEMAAARGDAESVYDAAAAERTLAERASATARLSRRGVDVVDAVPEDLPPALADRYLALKAAGRL
- a CDS encoding MoxR family ATPase, producing MSTEQTQAPAEANAARSALIALRAEVGKAVVGNDAAVTGLILALLCRGHVLLEGVPGVAKTLLVRALAAALDLKTTRVQFTPDLMPGDVTGSLVYDAHSGEFSFREGPVFTNLLLADEINRTPPKTQSSLLEAMEERQVSVDGRPRPLPDPFVVIATQNPVEYEGTYPLPEAQLDRFLLKLTMPAPSREDEIGILWRHAQGFDPRDLAAAGLRPVAGAAQLETARQAVARVTIGPEVIGYVVDLCRATRELPAVRLGVSPRGATGLLAVTRAWAWLAGRDYATPDDVKALARPALRHRLDVRPEAELEGVTADGVLDRVLASVPVPR